In Ctenopharyngodon idella isolate HZGC_01 chromosome 1, HZGC01, whole genome shotgun sequence, a single genomic region encodes these proteins:
- the rasd3 gene encoding RASD family member 3: MSLLVPEHRTVRFVFLGAAGVGKTALITRFLQDRFDSKYTRTVEELHALEYDTDGARVRIEILDTSGSYPFPAMRALCIRTGDAFALVYAADEPDSLDEVQRLREEILELKGEKFTGITVIENKADLGSRSRQATAEVMRTVEEDWGAGFVETSARTGENVNGVFRDLLQQMKLPSRVSPALRRRTQTMTRELTETRKKPPMKKNNSCILS; this comes from the coding sequence ATGTCTTTGCTGGTGCCGGAGCATCGGACTGTGCGCTTTGTGTTTCTAGGCGCCGCCGGAGTCGGAAAAACTGCCCTGATCACCCGCTTCTTGCAGGATCGCTTCGACTCCAAATACACGCGCACGGTGGAAGAGCTTCACGCGCTCGAGTACGACACGGACGGCGCGAGGGTGCGCATTGAGATCTTGGACACGAGCGGCAGTTATCCCTTCCCAGCGATGCGCGCTCTGTGCATCCGAACCGGGGACGCGTTTGCGCTTGTATACGCCGCAGACGAGCCAGACTCCCTGGATGAAGTGCAGCGACTCCGTGAGGAGATTCTGGAGTTGAAAGGGGAGAAGTTTACGGGCATCACGGTGATAGAGAACAAAGCGGACCTGGGCAGTCGGAGTCGCCAGGCTACTGCTGAGGTGATGCGCACGGTGGAGGAGGACTGGGGCGCGGGCTTCGTGGAGACGTCCGCGCGCACCGGCGAGAATGTCAACGGTGTGTTTCGGGACTTGCTCCAACAGATGAAGTTACCGAGCCGCGTGAGCCCGGCACTGCGCAGACGGACGCAGACAATGACCAGAGAGCTTACAGAGACGCGGAAAAAACCTCCAATGAAGAAGAACAACAGCTGTATCTTGTCTTAA
- the plk1 gene encoding serine/threonine-protein kinase PLK1, which translates to MSAGIAKTAKPSAHVDPKSAPLKEIPDILVDPRTMKRYMRGRFLGKGGFAKCYEITDMDTKEVFAGKVVPKSMLLKPHQKEKMSTEISIHKSLDNPHVVGFHGFFEDDDFVYVVLEICRRRSLLELHKRRKAVTEPEARYFMRQTIQGCQYLHNNRVIHRDLKLGNLFLNDDMDVKIGDFGLATKIEFDGERKKTLCGTPNYIAPEVLCKKGHSFEVDVWSLGCILYTLLVGKPPFETSCLKETYIRIKKNEYNVPRHINPVAAALIRRMLHADPTLRPSVAELLADEFFTSGYAPLRLPTSCLTVPPRFSIAPSSLDPALLRKPLSSLNKGTDSPIEKMGKMEQPQREDLQQRDGSEQPDSNLSDMLQQLASVNNARPSERDFIRQEEAEDPACIPIFWISKWVDYSDKYGLGYQLCDNSVGVLFNDSTRLIMYADGDSLQYIDRNSAESYLSVRSYPSALSKKITLLKYFRNYMSEHLLKAGANITPRDGDELTRLPYLRHWFRTKSAIVLHLSNGTVQINFFQDHTKLILCPLMGAVTYINEKREFCTYKISLIEEFGCCKELASRLRYARNMVEKLMASRNTAAAATSAR; encoded by the exons ATGAGTGCTGGAATTGCAAAGACGGCGAAGCCATCGGCTCACGTCGATCCCAAATCTGCTCCTCTGAAAGAGATTCCTGATATTCTGGTGGATCCCAGAACCATGAAGAGATACATGCGAGGTCGCTTTTTGGGAAAGGGCGGATTTGCGAAATGCTACGAAATCACAGATATGGACACAAAGGAGGTTTTCGCAGGGAAAGTGGTGCCGAAGTCGATGCTGCTGAAGCCGCatcagaaagagaaaatgagcaCCGAAATCTCCATTCACAAAAGTCTCGATAACCCACACGTCGTGGGATTTCATGGGTTTTTTGAGGACGATGACTTCGTTTACGTGGTGTTGGAAATCTGTCGGAGAAGG TCTCTCCTTGAATTGCACAAGAGGAGGAAGGCAGTTACGGAGCCTGAGGCCAGATACTTTATGCGCCAGACTATTCAGGGTTGTCAGTACTTGCACAACAACCGGGTCATCCACCGTGATCTCAAACTAGGAAATCTGTTTCTCAATGATGACATGGATGTGAAGATTG GTGACTTTGGTTTGGCCACTAAGATCGAATTTGATGGCGAGAGAAAGAAGACCCTGTGTGGCACTCCAAACTACATCGCCCCTGAGGTGCTCTGCAAGAAAGGCCACAGCTTTGAAGTAGACGTATGGTCACTGGGGTGTATTCT ATACACTTTGCTGGTTGGAAAGCCACCATTTGAGACATCCTGTCTGAAGGAGACCTACATCAGAATCAAGAAGAATGAGTACAATGTTCCTAGA CACATTAACCCAGTTGCTGCTGCTCTGATTCGCCGGATGCTGCACGCTGACCCTACACTCAGACCTTCTGTGGCTGAGCTGCTGGCCGATGAGTTTTTCACCTCCGGTTATGCGCCTCTGCGGCTGCCCACTTCCTGTCTCACTGTTCCTCCTAGGTTCTCCATCGCCCCCTCCAGCCTGGATCCTGCCCTCCTTCGCAAACCCCTCTCGTCACTTAATAAAG GAACGGACAGTCCTATTGAGAAAATGGGGAAAATGGAGCAGCCACAAAGGGAAGATCTTCAGCAAAG GGATGGATCTGAGCAACCTGACTCCAACCTAAGTGACATGCTGCAGCAGCTGGCCAGTGTCAACAATGCCAGGCCTTCTGAGAGAGACTTTATTAGACAAG AGGAAGCCGAGGACCCTGCTTGTATTCCTATCTTCTGGATTAGTAAATGGGTCGACTACTCTGACAAATATGGTCTTG GTTACCAGCTGTGTGATAACAGTGTAGGTGTTCTGTTCAATGATTCCACACGTTTGATCATGTACGCTGATGGTGACAGTCTGCAGTACATCGACCGCAACTCGGCAGAATCCTACCTCAGTGTTCGCTCCTACCCCTCTGCACTCTCCAAAAAG ATAACACTCCTCAAATACTTCAGAAATTACATGAGCGAGCACTTGCTGAAGGCCGGGGCGAACATAACACCCCGCGATGGGGATGAACTGACCCGGTTGCCTTACCTTCGTCACTGGTTCCGCACAAAAAGTGCTATTGTGCTACACCTGAGCAACGGAACTGTGCAAATCAACTTCTTCCAG GACCACACTAAGCTTATTTTGTGTCCCCTGATGGGAGCAGTGACGTACATCAACGAGAAACGAGAGTTCTGCACCTATAAGATTAGCTTAATCGAGGAGTTCGGCTGCTGCAAAGAGTTGGCCAGCCGTTTGCGCTACGCTCGCAACATGGTGGAGAAGCTCATGGCCAGCAGAAACACGGCGGCAGCCGCTACTTCCGCCCGCTGA